A genomic segment from Syngnathus scovelli strain Florida chromosome 3, RoL_Ssco_1.2, whole genome shotgun sequence encodes:
- the LOC125993840 gene encoding putative uncharacterized protein BRD3OS, with protein MSSSGGTALEDAPAATAPPGGGRAPLASKALSESFARLRYLDTSLLVWRQQQVAAAAATPPPSSYLSRSQSGWYSSYGNSAVVVPDKSRLDEQQGRSRVCTLM; from the coding sequence ATGTCGTCCTCAGGTGGAACCGCGCTAGAAGACGCTCCCGCCGCCACCGCGCCCCCTGGCGGCGGCCGCGCTCCCTTGGCCTCCAAAGCCCTGTCAGAGTCGTTCGCTCGCCTGCGCTACCTGGACACGTCATTGCTGGTGTGGAGGCAGCAgcaggtggcggcggcggcggccacccCGCCTCCGTCCTCTTACCTCAGCCGTAGCCAGTCGGGCTGGTACAGCAGCTACGGGAACAGTGCCGTGGTGGTCCCCGACAAGAGCCGCCTGGACGAGCAGCAAGGACGCTCCAGGGTTTGCACGCTCATGTAG